One window from the genome of Alkalihalobacillus sp. LMS6 encodes:
- a CDS encoding acetamidase/formamidase family protein → MNSHHLAPSRLSLHNAFNRDLKPVLSIHSGEQVIFKTLDSGWGKESRTAIGERRQRWTDIIPENQAPFFGHALTGPVEIKGAMPGDVIAVNILDIVPGSWGWASAGGFKSDWNKRLNIEDEQEVLYDYSLNHKTMRATSQFKNFDYSILMKPFMGIMGLAPKDKGFHSTFPPRNTGGNIDCKDLQKGSTLYLPVEVAGGLFSVGDGHAAQGNGEISGPALECPMEKVHLEFHLLKDMSIERPRAITQDHYITLAFHENVEEAMWLALEDMINWMQKIFSFTKVEATLWASLAVDLSLTQVVNGTKGVHASLKKDQLVRG, encoded by the coding sequence ATGAATAGCCATCATTTGGCTCCGAGTCGTTTATCTTTACATAACGCGTTTAATCGGGATTTAAAGCCAGTTCTTTCAATTCATTCAGGTGAGCAGGTTATTTTTAAAACATTAGATTCAGGTTGGGGGAAAGAGTCTAGGACAGCAATTGGGGAACGCAGGCAACGTTGGACAGATATTATTCCTGAGAATCAAGCTCCTTTTTTCGGTCATGCGCTTACTGGTCCAGTAGAGATTAAAGGAGCGATGCCTGGTGATGTAATCGCTGTTAATATTTTAGATATAGTGCCTGGTAGTTGGGGATGGGCATCTGCAGGAGGGTTCAAGAGCGATTGGAACAAGCGGTTAAACATTGAAGACGAACAAGAGGTTTTGTATGATTACTCTTTAAATCATAAAACAATGAGAGCGACGAGTCAGTTCAAGAACTTCGACTATAGTATTCTGATGAAACCGTTTATGGGTATTATGGGTTTAGCTCCTAAAGACAAAGGATTTCATAGTACGTTCCCGCCTAGAAATACTGGTGGCAATATTGATTGTAAAGACTTGCAAAAAGGAAGTACATTATATTTGCCAGTAGAAGTAGCGGGAGGCCTTTTTTCTGTCGGTGATGGCCACGCCGCTCAAGGAAATGGTGAAATTAGTGGCCCGGCATTAGAATGTCCGATGGAAAAAGTCCATTTAGAGTTTCATCTTTTAAAAGACATGTCTATAGAAAGACCTAGAGCGATCACACAAGACCATTATATTACCCTCGCATTCCATGAAAATGTTGAAGAGGCCATGTGGCTTGCGCTTGAGGACATGATCAATTGGATGCAAAAAATCTTTTCATTTACAAAAGTAGAAGCAACATTATGGGCTTCACTAGCGGTGGACCTAAGTTTAACGCAAGTTGTAAATGGAACAAAAGGGGTTCATGCTTCTTTAAAGAAAGACCAATTAGTAAGGGGTTGA
- a CDS encoding metal-sulfur cluster assembly factor: MPTEQEMKETKERVMGELENVMDPELGIDIVNLGLIYDIHLDDDLNAEVEMTLTAMGCPLAGTIVSDVKNSLTDLQELGEIGEVDVNIVWSPAWSKDKMSRYAKIALGVTD; encoded by the coding sequence ATGCCAACAGAACAAGAAATGAAAGAAACGAAAGAACGAGTAATGGGAGAACTTGAAAACGTAATGGACCCAGAACTAGGAATTGACATCGTGAATTTAGGTCTGATTTATGACATTCATCTAGATGATGACTTAAATGCAGAAGTTGAAATGACATTAACAGCTATGGGATGTCCGCTCGCAGGAACCATCGTTTCCGACGTTAAAAACTCTCTAACGGATCTTCAAGAGTTAGGAGAAATTGGCGAAGTAGATGTTAATATTGTCTGGAGCCCAGCGTGGTCAAAAGATAAAATGTCTCGTTATGCCAAAATCGCACTCGGTGTAACCGATTAA
- a CDS encoding NAD(P)H-binding protein: MAKKPTIAISGASGYIGKNLMNQLKDKAHIIALSRSIENKVNSDNITWRQADLFSLSDSENALKDVDYAVYLVHSMLPSAKLTQAKFEDMDFILADNFAQAAQKNQVKQIIYLSGILPENEKELSRHLESRREVEMVLNSYHVPVTTVRAGLIVGPSGSSFPIVKKLVKRLPMMILPKWTRQKTHPVALPDVLHALDGSIGNKDVTDKSIDVAGPEVMTYRDIMLETADVMGKKRKMINVPFMSVKLSRLWVSVTTGTPKEMVYPLIESLIHPMVAEASRMHPDLSYGQTTFREAAQAALEEEAEESNDQPKSRPAKPQKVADVRSIQRVPLPKDQSADWLGRYYLQWLESIGKPFLHAKENDHQSSIYLFNKKMLEFSYAKERSHEQRALYYITGGAFAKVNAEPGRGRIEFRKIPHKDECIIAIHEYQPSLPWILYTFTQANMHIWVMFLFKKHLQRMIRKDTLPSLKFEQFYLNE, from the coding sequence ATGGCAAAAAAACCTACTATTGCAATTAGTGGTGCGAGTGGCTATATTGGTAAAAACTTAATGAATCAATTGAAAGACAAAGCTCATATTATCGCATTATCACGTTCCATTGAAAACAAAGTAAATTCTGACAACATAACCTGGCGACAAGCCGATTTATTTTCATTAAGTGATTCAGAAAACGCATTAAAGGATGTGGACTATGCCGTGTACCTCGTCCATTCCATGCTGCCATCTGCAAAATTAACACAAGCGAAATTTGAGGATATGGACTTTATTTTAGCTGATAACTTTGCTCAAGCCGCTCAAAAAAATCAAGTGAAACAAATTATCTATTTAAGTGGGATTCTTCCTGAAAATGAAAAAGAATTATCTCGTCACTTAGAAAGCCGCCGAGAAGTTGAAATGGTGCTAAATTCTTATCATGTACCGGTTACAACCGTTCGTGCGGGGCTCATTGTAGGACCAAGTGGATCTTCCTTCCCGATTGTAAAGAAACTCGTAAAACGATTGCCTATGATGATCTTACCAAAATGGACACGACAAAAAACCCACCCGGTTGCTTTACCTGACGTGCTACATGCTCTTGATGGCTCAATCGGAAATAAAGATGTTACTGATAAATCAATTGATGTTGCGGGTCCTGAAGTGATGACCTATCGTGATATTATGCTTGAAACAGCAGATGTTATGGGAAAAAAGCGAAAAATGATTAATGTCCCATTTATGTCTGTAAAACTATCCCGATTATGGGTTTCGGTTACAACAGGAACCCCTAAAGAAATGGTCTATCCATTAATTGAAAGCTTAATTCACCCAATGGTAGCCGAAGCATCACGGATGCACCCTGACCTCAGCTATGGACAAACAACATTCCGCGAAGCCGCTCAAGCAGCTCTTGAAGAAGAAGCAGAGGAAAGCAACGATCAACCGAAATCACGTCCTGCAAAACCGCAAAAAGTTGCCGATGTTCGCTCCATTCAACGTGTGCCGCTACCGAAAGACCAGAGTGCTGATTGGCTCGGTCGCTATTATTTACAATGGTTAGAGAGCATTGGAAAACCGTTTCTACACGCAAAAGAAAATGACCACCAATCGTCAATTTATCTTTTCAATAAAAAGATGCTAGAGTTTTCTTATGCAAAAGAACGCAGTCATGAACAACGTGCGCTTTATTATATTACAGGTGGTGCATTTGCGAAGGTTAATGCGGAACCAGGAAGAGGCCGAATCGAGTTTAGAAAAATTCCTCATAAAGATGAGTGCATCATTGCCATTCATGAGTATCAACCATCTCTGCCTTGGATTCTTTACACATTTACTCAAGCGAACATGCATATTTGGGTTATGTTCTTATTTAAAAAACATTTACAACGAATGATTCGCAAAGATACGCTCCCTTCATTAAAGTTTGAGCAATTTTATTTAAATGAATAA
- the nhaC gene encoding Na+/H+ antiporter NhaC: MMEEKKISLGSAMLLLIVMMALIVTSMTLLQAEPHIPLLFCIVLVSIIGIFLNIKWQELEKAMVKGLTDGTKAILILSLVGIVIAVWMMSGTVPTILFYGLTIISPEWFAISALLICMIVSSFTGSSFTTIGSVGVAMMGIGLALGVNPAMAAGAIICGACFGDKMSPLSDTTNLASGAIGVDLFTHIKHLMWTTIPSFLITAVLFLFIGRTYSASEPEGVQAMLATLDASFSISMLTLLSPLVVVVLAFMRFPTIPALAIGIGTGLLTAGLIQGSWTISEWFTVIQNGFSTETGNESIDAIVNAGGLQSMMWSISLVIIALLLGSLIQRVGLIDRLLTFFRSFLNSRGNVIGATAASSISVNALTGEQYLSILLPGKAFEKHYERLNIEKKNLSRTLEDAGTLVNPLIPWGVSGAFFASTLGVAVIDYIPYAFFLFLSPILTILFGYLGIGVGKKAAHS; the protein is encoded by the coding sequence ATGATGGAAGAAAAAAAGATATCGTTAGGATCGGCGATGCTTTTACTTATTGTTATGATGGCGCTAATCGTTACTAGCATGACTCTCTTACAAGCTGAGCCGCATATTCCGTTATTATTTTGTATTGTGTTAGTTAGTATAATCGGGATCTTTTTAAATATCAAATGGCAGGAACTCGAAAAAGCAATGGTAAAAGGTCTTACGGATGGTACAAAAGCCATTTTAATCCTATCATTAGTTGGGATTGTTATTGCCGTATGGATGATGAGTGGAACAGTTCCGACCATTTTGTTTTATGGTCTAACGATTATCTCTCCCGAATGGTTTGCGATTAGTGCCTTGCTTATCTGTATGATCGTATCTAGTTTTACAGGAAGCTCTTTTACAACCATTGGGTCTGTCGGTGTAGCAATGATGGGGATTGGGTTAGCTTTAGGGGTTAATCCGGCTATGGCTGCTGGTGCGATCATTTGCGGTGCATGCTTTGGCGATAAAATGTCGCCTTTATCCGATACGACGAATCTCGCTTCTGGTGCGATAGGCGTGGATTTGTTTACACATATTAAACATTTAATGTGGACGACTATTCCTAGCTTTCTCATTACGGCGGTTTTATTTTTGTTTATTGGCCGGACATATTCGGCAAGCGAGCCGGAAGGGGTTCAGGCAATGCTGGCAACATTAGATGCGTCATTCTCCATTAGCATGTTGACCCTGCTATCACCACTTGTGGTCGTAGTGCTTGCTTTTATGCGTTTTCCTACAATTCCAGCTCTAGCGATTGGAATCGGTACAGGACTTCTAACAGCTGGATTGATTCAAGGTAGCTGGACAATTAGCGAATGGTTTACTGTTATTCAAAATGGTTTTTCAACAGAAACCGGAAATGAATCAATTGACGCAATCGTTAATGCTGGTGGCCTACAGTCGATGATGTGGTCCATTTCACTCGTTATCATTGCATTATTGCTCGGAAGTTTGATTCAGCGGGTAGGTTTAATTGATCGACTACTAACGTTTTTTCGCTCATTTCTCAACAGCAGAGGAAACGTCATTGGCGCCACTGCTGCATCTTCCATCAGCGTTAACGCATTAACAGGCGAACAATACCTGTCTATTTTATTACCTGGTAAAGCATTTGAGAAGCATTACGAAAGGCTAAACATAGAGAAAAAAAATCTCTCCAGAACACTTGAAGATGCAGGAACACTTGTTAATCCTCTAATTCCGTGGGGAGTAAGTGGCGCTTTTTTCGCTTCTACATTAGGTGTAGCAGTTATTGACTACATTCCGTATGCCTTTTTCTTATTTTTATCACCAATTTTAACGATTCTTTTTGGCTATTTAGGTATTGGCGTTGGGAAGAAAGCAGCACACTCGTAA
- a CDS encoding GNAT family N-acetyltransferase → MIRQLFEEDQVFFALMETGINDDYIERIFPSLTKGNHVLYGLFIEDQLVSMAGYTVFSNYYAMLGRLRSDRRFQGKGYSTSLLAFVIERAKDDSNVQWIGANTERDNLSAQKILARLHMKKVTTLFNATKVTAADTSFNEAITWKEIVDIEAKQDLLIKEFVDEHRVFPYECYYSFPATHSLFLEANVNDWCLFQHPTEDRFVIFKYDQKGTNYLHMVYPWDDLWTQEGLWEVVRNQVQLFNEKFSEGKLWIDLSETQKSLKPEDVTFEIPSPWILFEVKRD, encoded by the coding sequence ATGATTCGTCAATTGTTTGAAGAAGACCAAGTATTTTTTGCCTTAATGGAAACTGGGATAAACGATGATTATATCGAAAGAATCTTTCCATCTTTAACAAAAGGAAACCACGTGCTGTATGGGTTGTTCATTGAGGATCAACTAGTTAGTATGGCTGGTTATACGGTCTTCTCTAATTACTATGCTATGTTAGGTCGCTTACGCAGCGATCGTCGATTTCAAGGAAAAGGCTATTCAACAAGTTTACTAGCTTTCGTAATCGAAAGAGCGAAAGATGATTCAAATGTTCAATGGATTGGCGCAAACACGGAGCGCGACAACCTTTCTGCTCAAAAAATATTAGCACGATTACACATGAAGAAAGTAACAACATTATTTAATGCAACAAAAGTCACGGCTGCAGATACTAGCTTCAATGAAGCCATTACGTGGAAAGAGATCGTCGACATTGAAGCAAAACAAGATTTACTTATAAAAGAATTTGTAGACGAGCATCGGGTGTTTCCATATGAATGCTACTATTCATTTCCAGCAACACATTCTCTCTTTTTAGAAGCGAATGTAAATGATTGGTGTTTGTTTCAACATCCTACTGAAGATCGATTCGTCATTTTTAAATACGATCAAAAAGGGACAAATTATTTACATATGGTATATCCATGGGATGACCTTTGGACACAAGAAGGACTGTGGGAAGTTGTACGAAACCAAGTTCAGTTGTTTAATGAGAAGTTTTCGGAGGGGAAGCTTTGGATTGATTTGTCTGAAACGCAAAAAAGTTTAAAGCCAGAGGATGTTACGTTTGAAATTCCATCCCCGTGGATTTTATTTGAAGTGAAACGTGACTAA
- the katG gene encoding catalase/peroxidase HPI yields the protein MTENNIISEANHSGGKCPFFHGSPTNTTVSGTPEREWWPNQLNLSILRQHDKKSNPMNEDFDYTEAFKNLDYEGLKKDLHALMTDSQDWWPADFGHYGPMFIRMAWHSAGTYRTGDGRGGGAAGAQRFAPLNSWADNANIDKARRLLWPIKQKYGNKISWADLFLLTGNVAIESMGGKTFGFGGGRPDVWHPEEDIYWGNETEMLGDNRYSGDRELENPLAAVQMGLIYVNPEGPNGNPDPVQSGRDIRETFGRMGMNDEETVALVAGGHTFGKAHGAGEADKHVGAEPEAAPIEAQGLGWLSTHGSGKGRDTITSGIEGAWTQNPTQWDNGFFDLLFGYEWELTKSPAGAHQWTPVNVEEKDLAPDAEDNSIRVKTIMTTADMALRMDPAYEKISRHFHENPEEFADAFARAWFKLLHRDMGPRDRYLGPEVPSEVLLWQDPIPAGNYDLSEQEIATLKEEILNTNLHVSDLVTTAWASASTFRGSDNRGGANGARIRLAPQKDWAIFQNGSITNTLTTLEKLHETTEINVSLADLIVLGGNAAIEKAANDAGFDVTVPFTPGRGDATQDQTDIENFDVLEPSSDGFRNFQKQKFTVSEEELLVDKAHLLNLTAPEMTVLVGGMRVLGTNHDGSNHGVFTNQVGTLTNDFFTNLLDIGIEWKAVDGDVYEGRDRSTGKVVRSATRVDLVFGSNSILRAISEVYAQDDNKGKFVNDFISAWTKVMNNDRFDVKRKEPALTK from the coding sequence ATGACTGAAAATAACATCATTTCTGAAGCGAATCATTCAGGAGGAAAATGTCCGTTTTTTCACGGGAGTCCGACGAACACAACCGTTTCCGGAACGCCAGAACGTGAATGGTGGCCTAATCAACTAAACTTATCAATTCTTCGTCAACATGACAAAAAATCAAATCCAATGAATGAAGACTTTGATTATACTGAAGCATTCAAGAACTTAGATTATGAAGGATTGAAAAAAGATTTACATGCGCTTATGACAGACAGCCAAGACTGGTGGCCCGCTGACTTCGGTCATTACGGTCCTATGTTTATTCGTATGGCTTGGCATTCTGCTGGTACATATCGTACTGGTGATGGTCGTGGTGGTGGTGCAGCTGGTGCCCAACGTTTTGCCCCATTAAATAGCTGGGCTGACAATGCAAACATTGATAAAGCTCGACGCTTGCTATGGCCAATTAAACAAAAGTACGGAAATAAAATTTCTTGGGCAGATTTATTCTTGCTAACTGGAAACGTCGCTATTGAATCTATGGGCGGGAAAACATTTGGATTCGGTGGGGGTCGTCCGGACGTGTGGCACCCTGAAGAAGATATTTATTGGGGGAACGAAACAGAAATGCTTGGCGATAACCGTTACTCAGGTGACCGTGAGCTCGAAAACCCTCTTGCTGCTGTGCAAATGGGCTTGATTTACGTAAACCCTGAAGGACCTAACGGAAACCCTGACCCTGTTCAAAGTGGCCGCGACATTCGTGAAACATTTGGACGGATGGGAATGAATGATGAAGAAACTGTTGCACTCGTTGCCGGTGGTCACACATTCGGTAAAGCCCATGGCGCTGGCGAAGCTGACAAGCATGTAGGCGCAGAACCTGAAGCAGCTCCGATTGAAGCACAAGGTCTCGGTTGGTTAAGTACGCATGGTAGCGGAAAAGGCCGCGACACCATTACAAGTGGTATTGAAGGTGCTTGGACACAAAATCCTACTCAATGGGATAACGGCTTCTTTGATCTTCTTTTTGGCTATGAATGGGAATTAACAAAAAGTCCTGCCGGTGCTCACCAGTGGACACCAGTGAATGTCGAAGAAAAAGATTTAGCTCCTGACGCAGAGGACAACTCGATTCGCGTAAAAACGATCATGACAACAGCTGACATGGCACTTCGCATGGACCCGGCTTACGAAAAAATTTCGCGACATTTCCATGAAAATCCTGAAGAATTTGCAGATGCTTTTGCACGTGCTTGGTTTAAATTGTTACACCGTGACATGGGTCCACGTGATCGTTATTTAGGACCAGAAGTTCCAAGTGAGGTATTATTATGGCAAGATCCGATTCCAGCAGGGAATTACGATCTGTCTGAACAAGAAATCGCTACATTAAAAGAGGAGATTCTAAATACAAATCTTCATGTATCGGATCTTGTGACAACAGCGTGGGCTTCTGCAAGCACGTTCCGAGGTTCAGATAACCGCGGCGGAGCAAATGGTGCACGTATTCGTCTTGCCCCGCAAAAAGACTGGGCAATTTTCCAAAATGGTTCAATTACAAACACCCTTACAACCCTTGAAAAATTACATGAAACAACAGAGATTAACGTGAGTCTTGCCGACTTAATCGTTCTTGGCGGAAATGCAGCTATTGAAAAAGCCGCAAACGATGCAGGCTTTGATGTAACGGTTCCATTTACTCCGGGACGTGGCGATGCAACACAAGACCAAACTGATATTGAGAACTTTGACGTTTTAGAACCGTCATCTGATGGATTCCGTAATTTCCAAAAACAAAAATTTACCGTTTCAGAAGAAGAATTGCTTGTTGATAAAGCACACCTTCTTAACTTAACTGCGCCGGAAATGACGGTTCTCGTTGGAGGTATGCGCGTACTAGGCACAAACCACGATGGTAGCAACCACGGTGTCTTCACGAATCAAGTTGGTACATTAACAAACGATTTCTTCACTAACTTGCTTGACATTGGTATTGAGTGGAAAGCTGTTGATGGCGATGTGTATGAAGGCCGTGATCGTAGTACTGGCAAAGTTGTTCGCTCTGCGACGCGTGTTGATTTAGTTTTCGGTTCTAATTCCATCCTTCGAGCGATTTCAGAAGTATACGCTCAAGACGATAATAAAGGAAAATTTGTCAACGACTTTATCTCAGCATGGACGAAAGTCATGAACAACGATCGTTTTGATGTAAAACGAAAAGAACCGGCATTAACAAAATAA
- a CDS encoding extracellular solute-binding protein, which translates to MKKYLKYAAIFGGLSMMLAACNGGSEEGSSSGGDDEVTLDFWFFTGEDDPNSENTINPVIDFFIEENPNINVNLRQLTWDNGLEQITTAFAGNSVPDVIELGDTWFANFVEEGVLANVSEQVQPIYDNHVNWDTVTYEDDVYGMPWLMSSRAMYINTDIFEEAGLDPNSPPQNWEEMLEYAKQIEENTDASGFGIHAGEPEATWHYFMATAWSNGADVLNEDNSASTINSPEMIEALEFYKEMSEYSLVSQSEVIDSEFRAGNIGMSFSGAWGVFSIPRDAPDLNFDVAPIPDGAQATASSFAGGEILVIPEGSENKEEAFMLMEHVASEEQAIDHMQRVGSMFAAVPGVEEHEFFDENPQLSVFAGQLESAKSSPAITEWQSISRHVVEAVERTLLNGVDPTESLNDAHEKIENEL; encoded by the coding sequence TTGAAAAAATATCTTAAGTATGCAGCAATTTTTGGCGGATTAAGCATGATGCTTGCAGCTTGTAATGGAGGAAGCGAAGAAGGAAGTTCTTCTGGAGGAGATGATGAAGTAACACTTGATTTTTGGTTTTTTACCGGTGAAGATGATCCGAATTCTGAAAATACTATTAACCCAGTTATTGATTTCTTTATTGAAGAAAACCCGAATATTAACGTGAATTTACGCCAGTTGACTTGGGATAATGGACTTGAACAAATTACAACGGCTTTTGCTGGAAACTCTGTTCCTGATGTCATTGAATTAGGGGATACCTGGTTTGCCAACTTTGTCGAAGAGGGCGTTCTTGCGAATGTTTCTGAACAAGTTCAACCAATTTATGATAATCATGTGAATTGGGATACGGTTACGTATGAAGACGATGTTTACGGCATGCCATGGTTGATGTCTTCTAGAGCAATGTATATTAATACAGATATTTTTGAAGAAGCAGGGCTTGATCCAAATAGTCCACCGCAAAATTGGGAAGAGATGCTCGAGTACGCAAAACAAATTGAAGAAAATACAGATGCGTCTGGTTTTGGCATCCATGCAGGTGAGCCGGAAGCAACATGGCATTATTTCATGGCGACAGCTTGGAGTAACGGAGCGGACGTATTAAATGAAGATAACTCGGCAAGTACCATTAACTCACCAGAAATGATTGAAGCGCTTGAATTTTACAAGGAAATGAGCGAATACTCCCTTGTATCACAAAGTGAAGTCATTGATAGTGAATTTCGTGCAGGAAATATCGGCATGTCCTTCTCAGGAGCATGGGGTGTCTTCTCTATTCCACGTGATGCGCCAGATTTAAACTTTGACGTTGCACCAATTCCAGATGGGGCACAAGCGACAGCATCGAGTTTTGCAGGTGGCGAAATTTTAGTTATTCCAGAAGGGTCAGAAAATAAAGAGGAGGCCTTTATGTTAATGGAGCATGTTGCTTCTGAAGAACAAGCGATCGACCATATGCAGCGTGTTGGTTCGATGTTTGCGGCTGTTCCTGGAGTAGAAGAGCACGAATTTTTTGATGAAAATCCGCAGTTATCTGTTTTTGCTGGTCAGCTAGAGAGTGCTAAATCGTCTCCTGCCATTACTGAGTGGCAAAGCATAAGTCGCCATGTCGTTGAAGCGGTCGAACGTACGTTGTTAAATGGAGTCGATCCAACAGAGTCTTTAAATGATGCTCACGAAAAAATTGAAAACGAGCTTTAA
- a CDS encoding carbohydrate ABC transporter permease, translated as MSTWTAMKQSKMAYIFLLPWFLLFAVFSVYPLIQSFIYSFHDVQILRGEMEFVGLENYTSLFQDPVFGRALLNTFIYVVGTIPFTVSIALILALAVNQRIPFKNFFRVGFFLPTVTSIIVVSMMFNFMYSPSGFLNMILNLFNLPTMNWLMDTRTALASLMGLSVWMSCGFYMLIFLAGLQSIPKDLYEAATVDGASRFKQFWHVTMPHIRQIAIVVIVINTINTFQVFPEVYTLTSGGPLNATTTIVFYLYEEAFKQFQFGPASATAYVLFVIIMGISLLMLKVMGINKGVGD; from the coding sequence GTGTCAACTTGGACAGCAATGAAGCAAAGTAAGATGGCTTATATCTTTTTGCTCCCGTGGTTTTTATTGTTTGCCGTATTTAGCGTATATCCGTTAATTCAATCGTTTATTTATAGCTTTCATGATGTGCAAATTTTACGTGGAGAAATGGAGTTTGTTGGATTAGAAAACTATACAAGTTTGTTTCAGGACCCTGTATTTGGACGGGCGCTACTCAACACATTTATTTATGTTGTTGGTACAATCCCGTTCACGGTATCAATTGCTTTAATTTTAGCGTTAGCCGTTAACCAAAGAATCCCGTTTAAAAATTTCTTTCGAGTCGGGTTTTTCTTGCCAACCGTAACGTCCATTATTGTCGTATCAATGATGTTTAATTTTATGTATTCGCCGTCAGGTTTTTTAAATATGATCTTAAACCTCTTTAATTTGCCGACTATGAACTGGCTAATGGATACGAGAACGGCTCTTGCTTCATTAATGGGTCTGTCGGTTTGGATGTCGTGTGGGTTTTATATGCTGATTTTTCTAGCTGGATTGCAATCAATTCCAAAAGATTTATATGAAGCTGCTACGGTCGATGGCGCGTCGCGGTTTAAACAATTTTGGCATGTAACAATGCCGCATATTCGCCAAATTGCCATTGTTGTCATTGTCATTAACACAATTAATACGTTTCAAGTTTTTCCAGAAGTATACACGCTAACAAGCGGGGGACCGTTAAATGCGACTACAACCATCGTGTTCTATTTATACGAGGAAGCATTTAAACAATTTCAGTTTGGTCCTGCATCTGCAACGGCATATGTCCTGTTTGTGATTATCATGGGTATCTCACTGTTGATGTTAAAAGTTATGGGCATTAATAAGGGGGTTGGAGACTGA